From one Lycium barbarum isolate Lr01 chromosome 6, ASM1917538v2, whole genome shotgun sequence genomic stretch:
- the LOC132643955 gene encoding uncharacterized protein LOC132643955: MPPYEALYGRKCRTPLCWNEVGERKLVGPEIVQQTEDKVKVIKDRLKIASDRQKSYADLKRREVEHQVGDKVFLKVSPWKKIMRLSPRFIGPYEVLERVGPVAYKLALPPELDRIHNVFHVSMLRRYRSDPSHVLLVESIEVSPDLTYEEEPIKILAHETKELRNKKIPFVKVLWRNHSGKEATWEREEDMRI, encoded by the coding sequence ATGCCTCCCTAcgaagccttatatgggagaaagtgtagaactCCCCTTTGTTGGAATGAAGTTGGTGAAAGAAAATTGGTTGGTCCTGAGATTGTGCAACAAACTGAGGATAAAGTAAAAGTCATCAAGGATCGTCTAAAAATTGCTTCggatagacaaaagtcttatgctgATCTTAAAAGGCGTGAAGTTGAGCATCAAGTGGGAGATAAAGTATTTTTAAAGGTTTCTCCATGGAAGAAGATTATGAGACTTAGTCCTCGATTTATTGGACCATATGAAGTACTTGAGAGGGTTGGTCCAGTTGCATATAAATTAGCTCTTCCACCGGAGTTAGATAGAATCCACAAtgtcttccatgtttctatgcttagaAGATATCGCTCAGATCCATCTCATGTCCTTCTTGTTGAATCCATTGAGGTCAGCCCTGACTTGACATATGAAGAGGAACCTATCAAAATCTTGGCGCATGAGACAAAAGAGCTTAGAAACAAGAAAATCCCATTTGTAAAAGTCCTTTGGAGAAATCATTCTGGcaaagaagctacttgggagcgAGAAGAGGATATGCGAATTTAA